The Novosphingobium aromaticivorans DSM 12444 genome segment CGATGTCGCCTCGTTCGAGAACGAGCGCGTGTCGGGGGCGATCCGTACCGACCTGATCCTTTCCGCAGAGATCATGGCGATCGCGTTAGCCGAAGTTTCGACCGAGGGCCTGGTACAGCAGGCGCTGATCCTTGGGGTCGTGGGCATTGCGATCACCGTCGCTGTCTATGGCGCGGTTGGCCTGATCGTTAAGATGGACGACATCGGCCTGCACCTGACGGGCAAGTCCTCGGCGTTCTCGAAGCAGGTCGGGCGCTTCCTGCTGCGCGCGATGCCGGTCCTGCTTGCACTGCTGGCCACCGTCGGGACGGCGGCGATGCTCTGGGTTGGTGGCGGGATCATCCTGCACGGGCTGGAAGTGCTGGGCGTTCACGGCCCGGCCGATGTTGCCCATTCGGTCCAGCACGCCGTCGAGGCAGCGACCGGGCCGCTTGGCGGCGTCCTTGGCTGGCTGGCCAAGGCTGTGCTTTCGGCGCTGGTCGGCGTGGTGCTGGGGGCGGTCGTGGCCGTCGTCGTGCATGTCGTGGGGCACATGCGCGGCGCGAAGCATTGATTTTCGGTCGGATCAGGCCGCGCGGCGCTGGGGGCTGCGCGGTGGCGGGGTTTCGCGGTAGTGCTTGATCGCGAAGTCGCTGACGAGGAGCTGGAACACTTCGTCGTGCAGGCGATGTTCGAATTCCAGGCCGCTCACCCGGTCGCGGCTCCACACCACGAATGCAAGCTTGGGCTGTAGTCCCGGAAGCATCAGGTAGAGGGGTTCGCCGACACGCAGCTTTTCGAGCCCCTCGATGCGCGCGCCATAGACGTTCATGTCCTTAAGGATGACGGTTGACCTTGTGGCGCCGTGCTTGACCCGGACAGGAAGTTCGATTCCGACGCGGATGGCGCGGCGTTGGGCCTCGTATTGGTCGCTATGGGTATCGAGCCACATGACAAGTCCTCCCCTTGCGTTAACTACAAGGGTTAGGACGACGGGGGGCGTGCGCTTTTCAGTGCGGTCTCCGGTTTTTTGCAATCGCCCGGGCGTGAATTGCACGAGCTTCGTGCACCGCGATTGCGATGGATCAACGAGGGAGCCGGGCAGAACGCTAAGCCGTCCGCACGGATGAACGATCCTTAGGAGACATGACATGACGGCCGCTTCGATGAGCGATCTGGCCCCGCTGGTGCCGCTTGAGACGCGCGACGGGCTTCTGCTCGATGTCCGACCGGCCTATGCCGAAGACGAAGGCTTGCTCGCGGCTTTCTTCGAAAAGGTGAGCGACGAGGATCGCCGCTTTCGCTTCCTTGCCGCCAGCAGGAACGTTAGCCACGACCAGCTCGTCCCGCTGACGCGCGTCGACCACTGGCGCACGGAGAGCTTCCTGGCGTTCGAACGCGAGACCGGCGCACTTGTAGCGTCGGCCATGCTCGCCTGCGATGCGGTGATGGATACCGGCGAAGTGGCGGTTGCGGTCAGGCGGGACTTCCGGGGGCGGGGCGTCGGCTGGACCATGCTTGACCTGCTCGCATCGGAGGCGCGAAAGCGGGGGCTCAAGCGCGTCATCTCGATCGAGGACCGCGAAAACCATGCGGCAATCGAACTGGAGCGCGAGAAGGGCTTCGAGGCGCACGGGATCGATGGAGATCCGCATCTGGTGATGCTGGAAAAGCGCTTCGACTGAGCGTCCGGCGCGCCGCCCCCTAGAGCGCTTGCAGGAGGTCCCGGGCAAAAGCGGAAAGGGTGTCGTCGCGCGCGCCCATTATCACGACACGGTCGCCCGGTCTGGCAAGCTGGGCGATCCGCGTGGCGCAATCCGTCCGCTCGGCAATGTACTCCGCCTTGCCGCCGTGGGAGCGGATCAAGTCGACAATGCGTTCCGATCCGACCGAGCGATCCACAGTGCCACCGAAATAGACCGGGTCGCAAAGGACGGAAATGTCGTTGGCGTCCAGGGTTCGCGCCATGACTTCTGCCAGTTCCGCGCCCATCTGGCGCAGCGGGCCGTAGCCGTGCGGCTGGAAAAACGCGATGACGCGCCCGGGATGGGCCTTCAGCGTGGATAGCGTGGCGCCGACCTTTTCGGGATTGTGACCGAAATCGTCGATCACCGTCACGCCCGATGCGCTGGTGCCGACGATGTCGAAACGGCGGGCAAGGCCCTCGAACCCGACCAGCGATGCGACCGCTTCCGCGACCGAAAGCCCGGCGGCATTGGCGGCCGCTACGGCCGCAAGCGCATTGGCGAGGTTGTGGCGCCCCGGAATCTTGAGCGTGAGCGGGTGACGCGAAGCGTCCCTGCGGTCGATCACCGTGGCGCCGATCGACGTCGGTCCTTCGGCGATCGAGCCGTGTTCGACCGATATGTCGGCCTCGCTCGAGATCCCGAATGTTACGGCACGCCCTGCGCGGCCGATCAGGGCAAGGCTTTCCGGGTCATCTGCGTTGACGACTGCGGTGTCTGCGCGTGCCAGGAAGTCGCCGAACAGTTCGCGCAATTCTTCAAGGCTCTTGTGGTCGAGGCTGACATTGTTGAGCACGGCGATCGCAGGATTGTAGAGTGCGATCGACCCGTCACTCTCATCGACCTCGGAGACGAATGCCTCGCCCTTGCCGACCCTGGCCGACGCGAACGGCGCATCGGGCGCGACGAAGTTCTTCATCACCGCGCCGTTCATGATGGTCGGATCTCGCCCGGCGTAGGTCAGGATCCAGCCGGTCATGCCGGTGACGGTGGATTTTCCGCTGGTGCCGCCGACGGCCACGCCGACCGGTGCGGTATTGAACAGGGCGGAGAGGAGCTCGGCCCGGCTCATCCGCGCGCAGCCGAGTTCCCGCGCGCGAACGACTTCGGGCACGGTATCCTCGACCGCCGCCGAGGCCACGAGGATCTGGTCCGGCGAGGAAATGCCAGTGCCGTCCTGCGGAAACAGCGAAAACCCGCAGGCTTCGAGCCACGCGAATTTTTCCGGCGTCCGTCCCTGGTCGCGGCTGCGGTCCGACCCTGCGACGCGAGCGCCCTTGCCACGCAGGATCAATGCGAGCGGCAGCATGCCGGATCCCCCGATGCCGCAGAAGAACCAGTCGTGATCGGCAAGTGAGGAGGGCGTGGGGAGCGCGGTGTTCGTCATGCCATTCCGGTATGCGCCCGCGCGCCCGGTGACAACCTCGGGATTGCGGCTTCCGTCGCAGGGGCGAACCGGTCTAGGGAGACGTGGTGACCAGACGCATTGCCATCTGCGCCCCGTCGACCCCGTTCACGCGCGAAGACTCCGCGCGCGTCATCGCCTTGGCTGCGGCCGAGTTTCCGGATCTCTCGCTGTCCTTTCACGAGCAGTGCTTTGCCAGCGAAGGCCACTTCGCGGGGTCGGATGCGCTGCGCCTCTCCGCCTTTCTCGAATGCGCCAACGACGACGCGTTCGAGGCGGTCTGGTTCGTGCGTGGGGGATACGGTGCGAACCGTATCGCAGAGGATGCGCTGGCAAGGCTTGGACGCGCTGCGAGTGCCAAGCAGTACCTCGGCTATTCGGATGCCGGGACCTTGCTTGCGGCGCTTTACGCGCACCGGATCGGCAGGTCGGTTCATGCGCCGATGCCTGTCGACATCCGTCGACCTGAGGGCGAGAGCGCGGTAAGGCGGACCTTGGGGTGGCTTGCGGGCGCGCGAGAGGGGCTTGAGCCGACGCTTGGAGCTGGTGCGCCGGCGGTCGCCTTCAACCTGATGACGCTGGCGATGCTTTGCGGGACGCGATTGTTGCCGGACCTGTCCGGGCATGTCGTGATGATCGAGGAAGTGGCCGAGCACCACTACGCGGTCGACCGGCTGCTGTTCCATGTGACGAGCTGCCTAGCAGATGCTGGAATTGCGGGGCTGCGGCTAGGCAGGGTCAGCGACGTGCCCGAGAACGACCGGCCGTTCGGATGCAGCGTCGAGGAAATGGCGCGTCATTGGTGTCACCGTGCGGGCATCGCCTTTCTTGGCACCGCCGACATCGGCCACGACGTTGACAACAGGATCGTGCCCTTCGGACTTGCCTGACAGGCAGGTGCGACATAGGGCGCACGCCGAATATCGGCGCCAAATTGGGAGTGTCAGATGCGAGCATTCGTTTTTCCGGGGCAGGGCAGCCAGAAGGTCGGCATGGGTCTTGAACTCGCCGAAGCCAGCGCGGCAGCCCGCGAGGTCTTCGAGGAGGTTGACGACGCGCTGGGCCAGAAGTTGTTCCAGATCATGAAGGACGGCCCGGAAGACGCTTTGACGCTTACCGAAAATGCACAGCCTGCAATCATGGCCAACGCCATCGCGGTGCTTCGTGTGCTCGAGCGGGAGGGCGGCATCACCCTGGCCGACAAGGCGGACTTCGTCGCCGGGCACAGCCTTGGCGAATATACCGCGCTTTGTGCGGCAGGGGCATTCAGCCTTTCCGACACGGCCCGACTTCTGAAGTTGCGCGGGCAGTCCATGCAGGCGGCGGTGCCTGTGGGCGAGGGCGCAATGTGCGCGCTTCTTGGCGCGGACATCGAGAAGGCAACGGCGCTGGCCGAGGCCGCCGCCGAAGGCGAAGTCTGCACCGTCGCCAACGACAACGATCCGACGCAGGTCGTGCTGTCCGGCCACAAGGGCGCGATCGAGCGTGCGGTCGGCCTCGTCAAGGAGCACGGCATCAAGCGGGGCGTGCTGCTGCCGGTATCGGCACCGTTCCACTGCCCTCTCATGCAGCCCGCAGCCGACGCGATGGCAGAGGCGTTCGAGAAGACGCCGCCTGGACCCCTGCGCGTCGCGCTGTTCGCCAATGTCACGGCATCGATCGTGACCGATCCGGCAGAGGTGCAGCGCCTGCTGGTCGAACAGGTAACGGGCCGCGTGCGCTGGCGCGAAAGCGCGATCGCGATGCGCGAGGCCGGCGTCGATCAGTTCATCGAACTTGGCGGCAAGGTCCTTGGCCCGATGATCAACCGCACCGTTGCGGACGTCTCCATCACCAGCGTCGTCGGCATGGCCGACATCGAAGCCATCCTGAAGGAGCTCTGAGAGCCATGGAAAATCGTCTCTTCGACCTTACCGGCATGACCGCCCTCGTGACGGGCGCGGCCGGCGGCATCGGCTCGTCGATCTGCCATGCGCTGGCCCGGCAGGGTGCGCGGATCGCGCTTTCTGGCACAAATCCGGCCAAGCTCCGCGCGTTCCGCGAGGAACTGAACGACACTTACGGCAACGACCATGTCGAGATCACCTGCGACCTCTCGAACACCGAGCAGGTCGAGCATCTCGTCCCGGCGGCGCTCGACACGCTGGGCAAGCTCGACATCCTCGTGAACAACGCCGGCATCACCCGCGACAACCTGGCGATGCGGATGAAGGACGAGGAATGGGACGCGGTGATCCGCGTGAACCTCGAGGCGGCCTTCCGCCTTATGCGGGCCGCGACCAAGCCGATGATGAAGGCGCGTTTCGGACGCATCGTGACCATCACCAGCGTGGTCGGCGCCACCGGCAACCCCGGCCAGGTCAACTACGCCGCCGCCAAGGCTGGGCTTGTCGGCATGTCGAAGTCGCTGGGCCAAGAACTGGCAAGCCGGGGCGTCACGGTAAACTGCGTCGCGCCCGGTTTCATCCGGACGGCGATGACCGACGTGCTGCCCGACGGGCAGAAGGACGCTCTCAACGCCCGCATTCCGATGGGGCGCATGGGCGAGGGAAGCGACATCGGCGCGGCGGTTGCATACCTCGCGTCGAAGGAAGCAGGTTACGTTACCGGGCAGACGCTGCACGTGAACGGCGGCATGGCGATGATTTCCTGACCTCTGAATCCCGATTTCGGGCGTTTTTATCCCCAACTTAGGGGCACAGGGCGGGAGTGGCGCTTGCCGCTGCCCGCCCTCGCGTTAAGACAGATGGTCCGAACCGTACGCCGGGGACGCGATTCCTCGGCCCAGTCAATGCAAGGAAAGGGCGAAGGCCCGCTCCTCGGGGGATCGAGACGAGAATGAAGGCGACGATCGAACGCGCTACGCTGCTGCGCTGCTTGTCCCACGTCCAGTCGGTGGTCGAACGCCGCAACACCATCCCCATCCTGTCGAACGTGCTCATCGAAGCCGCGCCCGACAGCACGGTGCGCCTGATGGCAACCGACCTCGACCTGCAGATCATCGAAACGATGAGCGCGGTCTCGGTTGAAGCGCCAGGCGCCATCACGGTTTCTGCGCACCTCCTGTTCGACATCGCGCGCAAGCTGCCCGACGGTTCGCAGGTCAGCCTGGAGACGTCGGACAACCGCATGATCGTGAAGGCTGGCCGCAGCCGCTTTCAGTTGCCGACCCTGCCGCGCGACGATTTCCCCGTGATCGTCGAAGGCGATCTCCCGACCAGCTTCGAGATCCCGGCGCGCACGCTCGCCGAGTTGATCGATCGCACGCGCTTCGCGATCTCGACCGAGGAAACGCGCTACTACCTCAACGGTATCTTCCTGCACGTTTCCGACGATCCGCAGCCGGTGCTGAAAGCCGCCGCGACCGACGGCCACCGTCTTGCCCGTTTCACCATCACCCGCCCGGATGGAGCGGAAGGCATGCCGGACGTGATCGTGCCGAGGAAGTGCGTGGGCGAACTGCGCAAGCTGCTCGAAGAAGTGCTCGACAGCGCGGTGCTGATCGACCTTTCCGCCAGCAAGATCCGCTTTACCTTGGGTGGCGAAAACGGCGTGGTCCTTACGAGCAAGCTGATCGACGGGACGTTCCCCGACTACAGCCGCGTCATTCCGACCGGAAACGACAAGCTTCTGAAGCTCGATCCGCGCTCTTTCTTCGAAGGCGTGGATCGCGTGGCGACCATCGCCACGGAAAAGACCCGGGCGGTCAAGATGGCGCTGGAGAACGACCGTGTAACGCTGTCGGTAACGAGCCCGGACAATGGCACGGCGGCCGAAGAGCTGCCGGCAGACTACAGCTCGACCGGCTTCGAGATCGGCTTCAATGCCAACTATCTCAAGGACATTCTCAGCCAGATCGACGGTGACACCGTGGAACTGCATTTGGCCGATGCGGGCGCGCCGACGCTGATCCGCAAGGACGACAAGTCGGCCGCGCTTTACGTTCTCATGCCAATGCGCGTTTGAGGGGGCTGGTCCCGGGGAAGCAAACCTTTCCCGGGACTGGTGAACTGCGATTGCAATCGATGGATGGTTAACGGTGTGTTCGGCTGTCCTCCGGTAAATCCACTTCGGATATGATTACAGTATATTGAAGCGCGCGGACCCATTGCCTTCTTCAGTCTAGGAGCACTGAAGATGGATACCGCACACACCGGTCAGGACGTTGCCCGCAAGCTTGCGTTCTTCAATATCGACCACAAGGATTTCGAGCGGTTTCCGCACATCGCTAAAGTGCTTGAAAACTACGCTCCCCCCGCACTCGACAAGCTTTACGACCAGATCGCTACAACGCCGGAGACGGCGAGCTTCTTTGGCTCTCGGCAGGCCATGCGCCATGCGCGCGACAAGCAGATCGAGCATTGGGCGGGTATGTTCAGCGGTCGTGCCGACCGCTCCTATTTCGAGAGCGCCGAGCGGATCGGCAACGTCCACGCGCGGATCGGCCTAGAGCCAGGCTGGTACATTGGCGGCTACGCGATGGTGCTGGAGCAGGTCATCAACGCAATGTTCTCCGGCATCGGGGGCATACTGGGCGCGAAGCGGACGGCGCGATCCGTCGGCTCGCTCGTCAAGATGGCATTGCTGGATATGGAAGTGGCCCTGTCCACCTATTTCAGGGCCGAGGAAGCCGCCCGCGTGGCCGTGATCGACGAGGTCAGCGCCACCTTGCGGGGCATGGCTGACGGGGATTTTGCGTCGAGAGTGCCGGACCTTCCGTCCGCATTTGCCGAACTCCAGAAGCACCTCGACGGAATGCGCCAGCAAGTTTCGAGTGCGCTCGCCAATGTCTCCGAAACATCGACGGCTGTCGGGGTCGGTGCGAAGGAGATCAGGCAGGCGTCGGATGACCTTGCGCGCAGGACCGAACAGCAGGCAGCCAGTCTTGAGGAGGCCTCGGCTGCGATGACGACGCTGGCCTCTACGGTGCGTAGCGCAGCCGACGATGCCGCCCACATGCACGATTCCGTCCAGAAGGCGCATGGCGAGGCCGTCAAGGGCGGATCGGTGGTGGGAGAGGCCGTCTCTGCCATGAACGACATTCACGATTCCGCGCAGGAAATCGGCAAGATCATCTCGGTGATCGACGGAATTGCCTTCCAGACAAACCTTCTGGCGCTGAACGCAGGCGTCGAGGCTGCTCGTGCTGGCGACGCGGGGCGCGGCTTTGCGGTGGTTGCCACTGAAGTTCGCGCGTTGGCGCAGCGCACGGCCGATGCGGCGAGGGACATCAAGCACCTGATCGGGCAGAGTTCCAACCAGGTCGAACGCGGGGTCAACCTTGTCGGCCAGACGGGGGAAACCTTTTCGTTGATCGTCGAGCAGGTCGGGCACGTGGCCGAGCTTGCCAGCAGCATTGCCCGCATGGCCAACGAGCAGGCGACCAGTATCGGGCAGGTTCGCGAGACCGTGCGCGAGATGGATACAATGACGCAGCAGAATGCGGCAATGGTGGAAGAGGCAACGGCGGCTGCCCGCAGCCTTGCGGGAGAGGCAAGCCGCCTATCCTCGCTCGTCTCGCAATTTCGCCTGGAAGGCCAAGGCGGCGGCGCGGGCCAGAGAGGCCTGCGCCGCGCGGCCTGAGAAGTGCGTCAGATGTCGATGACGATCTTGCCGAAATGCCTGCCGCTCTCCTGATGGCGGAAGGCTCCGGCAAGATCGGCAAGTGGAAAGTGGCGGTCGATGACAGGCTTGATCCCGTTGGCCTCGATACCGGCGATCATTCGCAGGTGATCGGCACGCGAGGCCACGGTAAGGCCTTGGACGCGCAGATTCTTGGCCATCAGCAACGCGGTTTGAACGGGACCCGCAAATCCCGCGAGAACGCCGATCAGCGCGATGTGTCCACCCACGCGGGTGGCCATCATCGACTGGTCAAGCGTACCGGCCCCGCCGATCTCGACGACACAGTCGACGCCGATGCCGGCAGTGAGATCGAGTGCCTTCATCCCCCAGGCGGTTTGCGTCTTGTAGTTGATGGTTTCATCCGCTCCGAGGCTGCGCAGGCGTTCCAGCTTCTCGTCGGAGGAACTCGTGGCGATGACACGCGCGCCTGCCGCCTTTGCCAACTGCAGCGCGAAAACCGAGACGCCGCCAGTGCCTTGCACGAGGACCGTGTCGCCCGGCTTGATCGCGTTGTCTACGAACAGGGCGCGCCATGCCGTAAGGCCCGCGCAGGTCAGCGTGGCGGCTTCTGCGTGACTGTAGCCTGAGGGCGCGCGGGTGAACCAGTGAGCCGGGGCCACCACTTCTTCCCGCGCGTAGCCATCGATGCCGTCTCCAGGGACGGTCGTGAACGCGGCGGACTTTGGCGGACCGGCGTCCCAGTCGGTGAAGAAGGTCGAGACGACTGCGTCGCCCGCCTTGAATTCGGTCACGCCATCGCCCACCCCGAGGACCTCTCCGGCGCCGTCCGACATGGGAATTCGGCCTGCGGCGGCCGGCAGCATCCCGGTAACCACCGCGTAGTCGTGGAAGTTGAGCGACGAGGCGCGCAGCCGGACCCGGATTTCGCCAGGTCCGGGTTGTCCGCAATCAGGCAGCGTATCGAGATACAAGGTGTCGAGCGAGGCGGGGGAGCCTACGCGAATTGCATTGACGGTCATTATTCGGCAGCCTCCATGAGATCGGCGCGCTGTGGTCCGCGAATGAGGTTGCCCGGCGTGGCACCCGTCCATTCGCCGTTGCGGAAGGTCACCTTTCCGCCCTTGATGGTGTAGTCATAGCCTTCCGCTTTCTGCAGCAGCCGCTTGCCGCCAGCGGGAAGGTCGAACGCGAGCCAGGGCTTGAGCAGGCGCACGCGGTCGAAGTCGATCACGTTGATATCAGCCAGGTATCCCGGCGCGATCACGCCCCTGTCGTCCAGGCCATAGAGCCGCGCCGTATCGTGGCATTGACGCTTGATGGCGTGTTCCAGGCTGATCCGGCTGCCCCTGCGACGGTCGCGAACCCAGTGCTGGAGCATGAAGGTCGGGCTCGCCGCATCGCAGATCGTACCGCAATGCGCTCCGCCGTCCGACAGCGAGTTTACCGTATCGTCCGCGGCCTGAAGCGCCTCGAGGAAATCGAGGTTTCCGTCCGCGTAGTTCAGGATGGGCAGGTAAATGAAGCCATTGCCCTCATCTTCCATCAGCTTGTCGTAGGCGAAGGCGTCGGGTGATACGCCCGCAGTCTTCGCGCGAAGCAGGATGCTGGCCTCGGGCTGAGGTTCGTAGTCGAAGTCCTCGTCCATGATGAACTGGTTGTGCCAGCCTTCGGCGATCATGCGGAACAGGTTCACGATGTCGCTGTCGGGATAAACGTTCGCCTCTGCCAGGACCTTTGCCCTGAACGCCGGGTCCTTGAGTTGCACGAGTTGCTCTTCCCAGGGAAGCTCGGCGATTGCGGCATAGCTCGGCCGGAAGCGGAAGGGGTGAATGGTGCCCCGCCAGGCCATGATCACGCCGTTCCCGCGCAGCGCGATCTGCGCCACGATATTGGCGCCTTGCGCGTTCTGGTGGCGCATTTCGGCAATCTGTTCCTCGAGCGGCATTTCCTTGGCGATGGACTGTAGCGCTGCATAGGTGACAGGCAGGCCGGTTTCGCGGCTGAGCGCACCCATCCAGCCGAATTCGTCCCATTCGCGCTTCATGTCCGACGCCATTTCGAACACGCCGTGGCCAACGCGGCCCATGGCACGGCCGATCTCGATCAGTTCCTCGGCCGTCGCGGTTGTTCCGGGAACGACTTCGCCATCGACCGACTTGTGGATGACCGTGCGGCTGGTCGAAAATCCAAGCGCACCGGCACGGACACCTTCCTCGACGATTTCCGACATCTTCCGGATGTCTTCCGCAGTCGGCACGGCGCCCGGCTTCTCTCTTTCGCCAAGTACGTAGGCACGCACGGCGCCGTGGGGCACGTGCGTGCCGACATCGACGGCGCGCGGCATCTTTTCGAGGGAATCGAGGTATTCCGGGAAGCTCTCCCAGTCCCAGGCCATCCCTTCGGCAAGCGCCGTGCCGGGAATGTCCTCTACGCCTTCCATCAGGCCGATGAGCCAGTCGTGCCGGTCGGGTGCGGCCGGTGCGAAGCCGACCCCGCAGTTGCCCATGATGACAGTGGTGACCCCGTGCCATGATGACGGTGCCATTTCGGGATCCCAGGTGGCCTGGCCATCGTAGTGCGTGTGCACGTCGACCCAGCCCGGGGCGACGATGCGCCCCGTCGCGTCGACTTCCTCGGCTGCGTCGCCGCGAACGGCGCCGACCGCGACAATCAGGCCGTTCTTCACCGCGACGTCGCCGGTGAAGCGCGGCGCGCCGGTCCCGTCGCAAATGGTGCCATTGCGGATGATGAGGTCATAGGCTGGCATCGGGTGCTCCTTCTCCCCGCGCAGCCCGACTCGCGTCGTCAGGCCATCGCGTTAACCGCTCGATTAAGTCAGACCTTTGGCGTGCGGTCAATCGCCGCCGATATCAGCCCCGGGCCCGGATCATCTCCGCGATGTCGACGAACTTTTCACGCGGGGCGCCAGCGCGCGCGCGCGCAGCTTCGGCTTCCTCGATCTTCTTCCAATCGCGGAAAGTCACCACGTCGAGCCCGCGGCCTTCGGCAAGGTTGTCGAAGCCGGGGCGCCCCTTCTTGCCGGCGCCGCCGCCGATGTCCGAGGCGATCATTTCGATTACCGCGAAGCCATCCGGGCGGTTGGTGCCGATGGTCCCCGACGGGCCGCGCCGTGCCCAACCAACGCAGTAAAGCCCCGGCAGGATACGCCCGCCGTCGTTGGCGAAGCGCCCCGCGCGCTCGTCGAAGGGCACGCCCGGGATCGGGGAGGTCTGGTA includes the following:
- a CDS encoding N-acyl-D-amino-acid deacylase family protein; this encodes MPAYDLIIRNGTICDGTGAPRFTGDVAVKNGLIVAVGAVRGDAAEEVDATGRIVAPGWVDVHTHYDGQATWDPEMAPSSWHGVTTVIMGNCGVGFAPAAPDRHDWLIGLMEGVEDIPGTALAEGMAWDWESFPEYLDSLEKMPRAVDVGTHVPHGAVRAYVLGEREKPGAVPTAEDIRKMSEIVEEGVRAGALGFSTSRTVIHKSVDGEVVPGTTATAEELIEIGRAMGRVGHGVFEMASDMKREWDEFGWMGALSRETGLPVTYAALQSIAKEMPLEEQIAEMRHQNAQGANIVAQIALRGNGVIMAWRGTIHPFRFRPSYAAIAELPWEEQLVQLKDPAFRAKVLAEANVYPDSDIVNLFRMIAEGWHNQFIMDEDFDYEPQPEASILLRAKTAGVSPDAFAYDKLMEDEGNGFIYLPILNYADGNLDFLEALQAADDTVNSLSDGGAHCGTICDAASPTFMLQHWVRDRRRGSRISLEHAIKRQCHDTARLYGLDDRGVIAPGYLADINVIDFDRVRLLKPWLAFDLPAGGKRLLQKAEGYDYTIKGGKVTFRNGEWTGATPGNLIRGPQRADLMEAAE